The following nucleotide sequence is from Zea mays cultivar B73 chromosome 1, Zm-B73-REFERENCE-NAM-5.0, whole genome shotgun sequence.
agcgACTAAGTTTGACAGATTGTGTCGTCTTAAGTATGAAACCAAATAGCCCTTAAGGTTTTCCATTCAAAATAAGTTGAAAGTTCATAACAGGTTCAAGCGTCCATGTGGCTATGCAATTTTATATACTGTAACAGTTGTCAACAAGAAAAAATACTCTACTTTtataaatatatgacaccgttgacttttaaaaaaaactttgGCCACTCATCTTATTTTAAAAAATAATGAGTTATTTTTTGGTTTATTTTATCACTTAAAGTAGTTTGTGCTTAacttaaaattttacatttttgaataaggcgagtggtcaaagtttttgAAAAAAAGTCAATAGTTtcatatatttgtgaacggagGTAGTAGAATACTGCATATACATCAATAATCAAATTTCTTTTTAGTTGACCATATAACCATGATTGCATCTAAACCCAAATTTTAGCAAAGTAAAATAACTAGAAAACCTCATGCACGCAATAAAATAATTTGACATTCCAAGCTGTTCCACAGCCAGTGTAGAATCATGTTAGCATAATCATCATAAATAAAAATATCACAAAACGGAAAGTCGTCAGTTACCTTGATGACATTAGGATGATTGAGGCGTGACAGAGTGGCGACCTCGGTGTGGAACTGCTTCTCAAGCTGAGCAGCCagctctgcatcttcctcatcatCAGGCTGTCTGATGAACTTGACAGCAACAGGCTGCTCTTTGTAGATTCCGTGGAACAACCGGCTGTGAGCCCCGGACGCGAATCTGTGCCCAATGAGCAGCTGGGAGCGATCGACGGACCATTTCTCGAGTACCTCCAGTGCAGTTGCAGCAACCTTCATCCTCCCGTTGGCATGGCCCTCCTTCCTATTCTTCAGCTTGCCCGGTGCCCTCACCGTCACCGGCGCTGGAGGACAACCATTCAGCTCTAGAGAAGACGCGGATCTCCGGGGCGGCGGCGGAGTGGAGAACCTCTTGGTGGCTGATTTGGCCTCTTGAAACACTTCAGCAACGTGGCGAGACGGGAGGGGAGACCTCGCCCTCTGCTTCGTCTTGGGCGCCTCGCCGAGCACACTTAGCGACGAGCTGCGCGTGAGGGCATCATCGCCGGGCGTTTTCTTCCGCGGGAACGGGGCAGGGCTTGAGCACGCTCTCTGCAGCTTCAGGCTCTGCTCGTCAGGGTGGAAGGAGAACTCGAGTGCTCCCGGGCTCTCAACCTCCGCGCTCTGAACCGCGGGTACCCGAGGTACGGCCACGCTGAGTTTGCCAATTCCTTTCTTTCCGTTTGAAGCCTTGGCATCGTCCTCCTTCCTCGCCGATGCCTCTTGCGACGACGGGCGATCGCTGACTGCCTTGGCGTGCTGCCCCGGCTTGGCGTCTGAAGATGACATGTCCTTAGGCTTGGGCTTGGGCTGGGCGCAGAACGAGCTCGTCGTCGGAAGGGACGATGTGGACAACCTCGTCCCTGGCTCCATGTTGAGGCCATGGAGCTTGAACCCCGAGGCGGAGCCCTTCTGCCTGAGCGCGGCCCCACGGTTGAACTGCTCGACGAATGCGCCGAACTGCTCCCTCCCGGAATTGGAGCGGACGACGGAGTGGGAGAAGCGCGTCCGCCGCACCCACGAGTAATCCTCGTCGTCCATCTTCCTCTCTCAGATCCCGAGGCCACCAACCAATGGCGAGCCCAGGAATTGGCAGCCGCTCGTGTCGTCAACGATAAGAGCGATGGAGCGCGCGCAGGAGGCGGATTGGTGCCTTGGTCTTGGTGGATGTCTGCTTCGCTGCCACCAACGAGATGGTCCCGTATTCCCGATACAGCTGGATCAGAGAAATCTGGACGAGAGGAATCCGGATCCTAGCACATCCCACAGGTCATTAAACAAGCGCCACATTTGGTAGTGCTGCTCCCTTTCCTTGTTGAAGAAGGACCCCGAACCGAACCTTCTGCCCCGCTCGATAGCTCTGCAGATTCGATGAATGAAACAAACCAATTCGAAAGCAGAGGCAGCAGACGTCAGAGAT
It contains:
- the LOC100281480 gene encoding protein kinase; this encodes MDDEDYSWVRRTRFSHSVVRSNSGREQFGAFVEQFNRGAALRQKGSASGFKLHGLNMEPGTRLSTSSLPTTSSFCAQPKPKPKDMSSSDAKPGQHAKAVSDRPSSQEASARKEDDAKASNGKKGIGKLSVAVPRVPAVQSAEVESPGALEFSFHPDEQSLKLQRACSSPAPFPRKKTPGDDALTRSSSLSVLGEAPKTKQRARSPLPSRHVAEVFQEAKSATKRFSTPPPPRRSASSLELNGCPPAPVTVRAPGKLKNRKEGHANGRMKVAATALEVLEKWSVDRSQLLIGHRFASGAHSRLFHGIYKEQPVAVKFIRQPDDEEDAELAAQLEKQFHTEVATLSRLNHPNVIKLVGACSSPPVFCVITEFLSGGSLRAFLHKLDHKALPLGKIISISLDIARGMSYIHSQGVVHRDVKPENIIFDDVFCAKIVDFGIACEEEYCDPLANDTGTFRWMAPEMMKHKAYGRKVDVYSFGLILWEMFSGTIPYEELNPFQAAFAVFDKNVRPAIPTSCPTPVRLLIEQCWASHPEKRPDFSQIVQILEKFKSVLDRDGTLDNMPSSICQETHDHKNWLAHWVQRLKHSQPDLSGPPPPKLL